The following coding sequences lie in one Xanthomonas hyacinthi genomic window:
- a CDS encoding DUF998 domain-containing protein has translation MANRYDQALRYAGPLLAVVAVAAVVGFGLALPGYLPWSHPVALLGASGIAHAWAFDLLAFVLPGALAVALALRLLQRSGRGAPWSLRVGGQLLLLAGLAFAGMGLLPLDPANLESRATQLHASAWLLWVVALVAAASLLGVGAWHPPGARGWARAALAVALLAALGAFALDALLSAAVAQRLVFALWWAWLALLACRPGPHALLPAG, from the coding sequence ATGGCGAACCGATACGATCAGGCGCTGCGCTATGCAGGGCCGTTGCTGGCGGTGGTCGCGGTGGCCGCGGTGGTGGGCTTCGGACTGGCGCTGCCGGGCTATCTGCCGTGGTCGCATCCGGTGGCGCTGCTCGGCGCCAGCGGCATCGCCCATGCCTGGGCGTTCGACCTGCTGGCCTTCGTGCTGCCCGGGGCGCTGGCGGTGGCGCTGGCGTTGCGCCTGTTGCAGCGCAGCGGCCGTGGCGCGCCCTGGTCGCTGCGCGTCGGCGGCCAGTTGCTGCTGCTGGCCGGGCTGGCCTTCGCCGGCATGGGCCTGCTGCCGCTGGACCCGGCCAACCTGGAATCGCGCGCCACCCAGTTGCATGCCAGCGCCTGGCTGCTATGGGTGGTGGCGCTGGTGGCGGCGGCCAGCCTGCTGGGCGTCGGTGCCTGGCACCCGCCCGGCGCGCGCGGCTGGGCGCGGGCCGCGCTGGCGGTGGCGCTGCTGGCCGCGCTCGGCGCGTTCGCGCTGGACGCGCTGCTGTCCGCGGCGGTGGCGCAGCGCCTGGTGTTCGCGCTGTGGTGGGCCTGGCTGGCGTTGCTGGCCTGCCGGCCCGGCCCGCACGCGCTGCTGCCTGCCGGCTGA
- the trxA gene encoding thioredoxin has protein sequence MSDMPHVFDAKTETFEAEVLQKSLQIPVLVDFWAPWCGPCKTLSPILEKLAAEYHGAFELAKVDVDQEQQIAAAFQIRSVPTVFLVKDGQLVDGFPGAMPEGQLREFLTQHGIAPLPAPAEVQEDAPAAPLDPHAEVLRLREAVAAEPDKDELKLDLALALVKTGAAAEAETLIDALPANLATDERAVRARARLGFVGALQAAPPLETLQAALAQDPADLKARYLLGVQRLIAGDDEAALEQFLEMLRQDRSFEEGLPRKSLIDAFRVIEDEDLVGRYRRKMSALLF, from the coding sequence ATGTCCGACATGCCCCACGTTTTCGACGCCAAGACCGAGACCTTCGAAGCCGAGGTGCTGCAGAAATCGTTGCAGATCCCCGTGCTGGTGGACTTCTGGGCGCCCTGGTGCGGCCCGTGCAAGACCCTGAGCCCGATCCTGGAGAAGCTGGCCGCCGAGTACCACGGCGCGTTCGAGCTGGCCAAGGTCGATGTGGACCAGGAGCAGCAGATCGCCGCCGCGTTCCAGATCCGCTCGGTGCCGACCGTGTTCCTGGTCAAGGACGGGCAACTGGTGGACGGCTTCCCCGGCGCCATGCCCGAGGGCCAGCTGCGCGAGTTCCTGACCCAGCACGGCATCGCGCCGCTGCCGGCGCCGGCCGAGGTGCAGGAAGACGCGCCCGCCGCGCCGCTGGACCCGCATGCCGAGGTGCTGCGGCTGCGCGAGGCGGTGGCCGCCGAGCCGGACAAGGACGAACTGAAGCTGGACCTGGCGCTGGCGCTGGTGAAGACCGGTGCGGCCGCCGAAGCGGAGACGCTGATCGACGCGCTGCCGGCCAACCTGGCCACCGACGAGCGTGCGGTGCGCGCGCGGGCGCGGCTGGGCTTCGTCGGCGCGCTGCAGGCGGCGCCGCCGCTGGAGACGCTGCAGGCGGCGCTCGCGCAGGATCCGGCCGACCTGAAGGCGCGCTACCTGCTGGGCGTGCAGCGGCTGATCGCCGGCGACGACGAGGCGGCGCTGGAGCAATTCCTGGAGATGCTGCGGCAGGACCGCAGCTTCGAGGAGGGCCTGCCCAGGAAGTCGCTGATCGACGCGTTCCGGGTGATCGAGGACGAAGACCTGGTCGGCCGCTACCGGCGCAAGATGTCGGCGCTGCTGTTCTGA
- a CDS encoding DUF502 domain-containing protein: protein MSPDTPAPHPRPSLQRLFFTGLLTLLPIWLTWVVVKFVFVLLSGISSPWVLPLSARIAASFPHEMGWATALWVQNTIALIATLAVILLVGILSRRVIGQRLLRWFEAVMRRIPLASVVYDSARKLLDILQTQPGSTQRVVLIDFPHRDMKSVGLVTRVIKEQGTGRELAAVYVPTTPNPTSGYLEIVPVELLTPTDWSVDQAMSFIISGGAVAPDSVPFTRTVDR from the coding sequence ATGTCGCCCGATACCCCCGCCCCGCACCCCCGCCCGTCCCTGCAACGGCTGTTCTTCACCGGCCTGCTGACCCTGCTGCCGATCTGGCTGACCTGGGTCGTGGTCAAGTTCGTGTTCGTGCTGCTGTCGGGCATCAGCAGCCCGTGGGTGCTGCCGCTGTCGGCGCGCATCGCCGCCTCGTTCCCGCACGAGATGGGCTGGGCCACCGCGCTGTGGGTGCAGAACACCATCGCGCTGATCGCCACTCTGGCGGTGATCCTGCTGGTCGGCATTCTCAGCCGGCGGGTGATCGGGCAGCGCCTGCTGCGCTGGTTCGAGGCGGTCATGCGCCGCATCCCGCTGGCCAGCGTGGTCTACGACAGCGCGCGCAAGCTGCTGGACATCCTGCAGACCCAGCCCGGCAGCACCCAGCGCGTGGTGCTGATCGACTTCCCGCACCGCGACATGAAGTCGGTGGGCCTGGTGACGCGGGTGATCAAGGAACAGGGCACCGGCCGCGAGCTGGCCGCGGTGTACGTGCCGACCACGCCGAACCCGACCTCCGGCTATCTGGAGATCGTGCCGGTGGAGCTGCTGACCCCCACCGACTGGAGCGTGGACCAGGCGATGAGCTTCATCATCTCCGGCGGCGCGGTGGCGCCGGACAGCGTGCCGTTCACCCGCACCGTGGATCGCTGA
- a CDS encoding queuosine precursor transporter produces the protein MRNGTLDDRAVRLFIGLAAFFCVNAALAEFIGVKIFALEDTLGIAPLNWNLFGQTGSMNFTAGTLLWPLVFILTDTINEFFGRRGVRFISWLAVALIGYGFLFAFAAIALAPAGFWVGAAQTQGVPDYQAAFAAVFGQGLWTIAGSLVAFLAGQLIDVAVFHRIRNVTGEKHVWLRATGSTAVSQLIDSFVVIYIAFVLGPQHWSIPLFLAVSTLNYICKMLLAVLLIPLLYLMRRLITDYLSPERAAQLREEAAAD, from the coding sequence ATGCGCAACGGCACGCTCGACGATCGCGCCGTACGCCTGTTCATCGGCCTGGCCGCGTTCTTCTGCGTCAATGCCGCGCTGGCCGAATTCATCGGGGTCAAGATCTTCGCGCTGGAAGACACCCTCGGCATCGCGCCGCTGAACTGGAACCTGTTCGGCCAGACCGGCTCGATGAACTTCACCGCCGGCACCTTGCTGTGGCCGCTGGTGTTCATCCTCACCGACACCATCAACGAGTTCTTCGGCCGCCGCGGGGTGCGCTTCATCTCCTGGCTGGCGGTGGCGCTGATCGGCTACGGCTTCCTGTTCGCGTTCGCCGCGATCGCGCTGGCGCCGGCCGGGTTCTGGGTCGGCGCGGCGCAGACGCAGGGCGTGCCGGACTACCAGGCCGCGTTCGCAGCGGTGTTCGGCCAGGGCCTGTGGACCATCGCCGGCTCGCTGGTCGCGTTCCTGGCCGGGCAGCTGATCGACGTGGCGGTGTTCCACCGCATCCGCAACGTCACCGGCGAAAAGCACGTGTGGCTGCGCGCCACCGGCTCCACCGCGGTGTCGCAGCTGATCGACAGCTTCGTGGTCATCTACATCGCCTTCGTGCTCGGCCCGCAGCACTGGTCGATCCCGCTGTTCCTGGCGGTGAGCACGCTCAACTACATCTGCAAGATGCTGCTGGCGGTGCTGCTGATCCCGCTGCTGTACCTGATGCGGCGGCTGATCACCGACTACCTCAGCCCCGAGCGCGCCGCGCAACTGCGCGAGGAAGCCGCGGCCGACTGA
- a CDS encoding DUF885 domain-containing protein translates to MPPSFPRLLSLAVAAVLSLSLAAPADAAKKKTAKQQTAQTRTKASKARKPRPPPAPVVLSRAEQLNRLYDDYWEASLKLNPLQATFQGDSRYNDQLPNFLSPAFRQQSHAFTVLWLGKAEAIGKDGLSGQDLLSYEIFVSDARNALEAETYPSWMQPVNQFYNVGSIMVMLGSGTGAQPFRTVKDYDNWARRALGIPALFDQAIANMREGMKAGVVQPRALMEKVLPQLDAIIKPTAEESLFWGPVRNLPADMPEADKQRISADYKRLIEYRIMPAYRALRGFIATEYLPATRSTAGVGALPGGADWYAYNVRQSTTTTDLGPAQIHQIGLDEVARIQAQIQVVMKQVKFRGSMPKFFKFMQTDKRFTFRSEDELLNYYRGLETRVDAAVPRLFALKPKAAFEIRPVEAYRAQSAAAGAYMRPSEDGARPGLFYVNTYDLPSRKTWDAEDLYLHEAIPGHHFQLGLQQELRNLPKFRRFGGETAYIEGWGLYSESLGKELGLYQDPYNYFGYLQNELWRAIRLVADTGLHSKGWTREQAIDYMLENSATSRTDAEAEAERYMAIPGQALSYKIGEMKILQLRDYARTQLGAKFDIREFHAEILKDGSVPLDVLQEKIERWVASKKG, encoded by the coding sequence ATGCCGCCCAGCTTTCCCCGCCTGCTGTCGCTCGCCGTCGCCGCCGTCCTGAGCCTGTCGCTGGCCGCACCGGCGGACGCGGCCAAGAAGAAGACCGCCAAGCAGCAGACCGCGCAGACCCGCACCAAGGCCAGCAAGGCCAGGAAACCGCGACCGCCACCGGCGCCGGTGGTGCTCAGCAGGGCCGAGCAGCTCAATCGCCTGTACGACGACTACTGGGAAGCCTCGCTGAAGCTCAATCCGCTGCAGGCCACGTTCCAGGGCGACAGCCGCTACAACGACCAGTTGCCCAACTTTCTGTCCCCCGCGTTCCGCCAGCAGTCGCACGCTTTCACCGTGCTGTGGCTGGGCAAGGCCGAGGCCATCGGCAAGGACGGGCTGAGCGGACAGGACCTGCTCAGCTACGAGATCTTCGTCAGCGATGCGCGCAACGCGCTGGAAGCGGAGACGTATCCGAGCTGGATGCAGCCGGTGAACCAGTTCTACAACGTCGGCAGCATCATGGTGATGCTCGGTTCGGGCACCGGCGCGCAGCCGTTCCGCACGGTCAAGGACTACGACAACTGGGCGCGGCGCGCGCTGGGCATTCCCGCGCTGTTCGACCAGGCCATCGCCAACATGCGCGAGGGCATGAAGGCCGGCGTGGTGCAGCCGCGCGCGCTGATGGAAAAAGTGCTGCCGCAGCTGGACGCGATCATCAAGCCCACCGCCGAGGAGAGCCTGTTCTGGGGTCCGGTGCGCAACCTGCCCGCGGACATGCCCGAGGCCGACAAGCAGCGCATCAGCGCCGACTACAAGCGCTTGATCGAATACCGGATCATGCCGGCCTACCGCGCGCTGCGTGGCTTCATCGCCACCGAATACCTGCCGGCCACGCGCAGCACCGCCGGGGTCGGCGCGCTGCCCGGCGGCGCAGACTGGTACGCGTACAACGTGCGCCAGAGCACCACCACCACCGACCTCGGCCCGGCGCAGATCCACCAGATCGGCCTGGACGAGGTGGCGCGCATCCAGGCGCAGATCCAGGTGGTGATGAAGCAGGTGAAGTTCCGCGGCTCGATGCCGAAGTTCTTCAAGTTCATGCAGACCGACAAGCGCTTCACCTTCAGGAGCGAAGACGAACTGCTGAACTACTACCGCGGCCTGGAGACGCGGGTGGACGCGGCGGTGCCGCGCCTGTTCGCGCTGAAGCCGAAGGCCGCGTTCGAGATCCGCCCGGTGGAAGCGTACCGCGCGCAATCGGCCGCCGCCGGCGCGTACATGCGGCCCAGCGAGGACGGCGCGCGCCCGGGCCTCTTCTACGTCAACACCTACGACCTGCCCAGCCGCAAGACCTGGGACGCGGAAGACCTGTACCTGCACGAGGCCATTCCCGGCCATCACTTCCAGCTCGGCCTGCAGCAGGAACTGCGCAACCTGCCCAAGTTCCGCCGCTTCGGCGGCGAGACCGCCTACATCGAAGGCTGGGGCCTGTACTCCGAATCGCTGGGCAAGGAACTGGGCCTGTACCAGGATCCGTACAACTACTTCGGCTACCTGCAGAACGAGTTGTGGCGCGCGATCCGCCTGGTGGCGGACACCGGCCTGCACAGCAAGGGCTGGACCCGCGAGCAGGCGATCGACTACATGCTCGAGAACTCGGCCACCAGCCGCACCGATGCCGAGGCCGAAGCCGAGCGCTACATGGCCATCCCCGGGCAGGCGCTGTCCTACAAGATCGGCGAGATGAAGATCCTGCAACTGCGCGACTACGCCCGCACCCAGCTCGGCGCCAAGTTCGACATCCGCGAGTTCCATGCCGAGATCCTGAAGGACGGCTCGGTGCCGCTGGACGTGCTGCAGGAGAAGATCGAGCGCTGGGTGGCGAGCAAGAAGGGCTGA
- a CDS encoding VOC family protein, producing MSFTALTPMLRSADLAAALAFYTDTLDFRIDGGGVDAGWASLRHGPLALMLAAQQAPAGAAVSGFPGSLYFRTDDVDAWWQRLQPHARIAYPIEDFAYGMREFAIHDADGHLLQFGQALCR from the coding sequence ATGAGCTTCACCGCGTTGACGCCGATGCTGCGCAGCGCCGACCTTGCCGCAGCGCTGGCGTTCTACACCGACACGCTGGATTTTCGCATCGATGGCGGCGGCGTGGACGCCGGCTGGGCGTCGCTGCGGCACGGCCCACTGGCGCTGATGCTGGCCGCGCAGCAAGCACCTGCCGGGGCCGCGGTTTCCGGTTTCCCCGGCTCGCTGTACTTCCGCACCGACGACGTCGACGCCTGGTGGCAGCGGCTGCAGCCGCATGCGCGCATCGCCTATCCGATCGAGGACTTCGCCTACGGCATGCGCGAGTTCGCGATCCACGATGCGGACGGTCACCTGCTGCAGTTCGGCCAGGCGCTGTGCCGATGA
- the gloA2 gene encoding SMU1112c/YaeR family gloxylase I-like metalloprotein, translating to MTLRGLHHVAIIASDYARAKDFYCRILGLRVVAEAYRETRDSWKLDLALPDGSQIELFSFPTPPPRPSRPEACGLRHLALRVDDLDAAVAHLQAHGVVTEPIRIDDYTGRRFTFFADPDALPLELYETG from the coding sequence CTGACCCTGCGCGGCCTGCACCACGTGGCGATCATCGCCTCCGACTACGCGCGCGCGAAGGACTTCTACTGCCGCATCCTCGGCCTGCGCGTGGTCGCCGAGGCCTACCGCGAGACGCGCGACTCCTGGAAGCTGGACCTGGCCCTGCCCGACGGCAGCCAGATCGAACTGTTCTCCTTCCCCACACCGCCGCCGCGGCCCAGCCGCCCGGAAGCCTGCGGCCTGCGCCACCTGGCCTTGCGCGTGGACGACCTGGACGCCGCCGTCGCCCACCTGCAGGCGCACGGCGTGGTCACCGAGCCGATCCGCATCGACGACTACACCGGGCGCCGCTTCACCTTCTTCGCCGACCCGGACGCGCTGCCGCTGGAACTGTACGAAACCGGCTGA
- a CDS encoding DUF2147 domain-containing protein produces MRTTFKTLLLALPLSVAALVAQAADTSPVGRWQTIDDDTGKPKSIVQIEQAGNGTLSGKVIEILQSNKGANPLCAKCDGAQKGKPIKGMTILWGLKPDGSAVWSGGSVLDPAKGKTYKAKVTLSDGGKKLQLRGYIGIEALGRTQTWIRE; encoded by the coding sequence ATGCGCACCACCTTCAAGACCCTGCTGCTGGCCCTGCCGCTGAGCGTGGCTGCGCTCGTCGCGCAGGCCGCCGACACCTCGCCGGTCGGCCGCTGGCAGACCATCGACGACGACACCGGCAAGCCCAAGTCCATCGTGCAGATCGAGCAGGCCGGCAACGGCACGCTGAGCGGCAAGGTGATCGAGATCCTGCAATCGAACAAGGGGGCCAATCCGCTGTGCGCCAAGTGCGACGGCGCGCAGAAGGGCAAGCCGATCAAGGGCATGACCATCCTGTGGGGACTGAAGCCGGACGGCAGCGCGGTGTGGAGCGGCGGTTCGGTGCTGGACCCGGCCAAAGGCAAGACCTACAAGGCCAAGGTCACCCTCAGCGATGGCGGCAAGAAGCTGCAGCTGCGCGGCTACATCGGCATCGAGGCGCTGGGGCGGACGCAGACCTGGATCAGGGAGTAG